A portion of the Thermosediminibacter oceani DSM 16646 genome contains these proteins:
- a CDS encoding MtnX-like HAD-IB family phosphatase — protein MKIAFFIDFDGTITKEDTCVAMTRNFARGDWEEIELRWQRGEISTEESARETFKLFDAGEEDLRNFLIENMEIDDYFMPFVEFCRERGYEIYILSDGYDFNIETVFKKYGIKDIPYFSNMLIIDGRKFDIESPHSSWSCPQCGTCKAELIDKLKPKNGLAVYVGDGHSDICAIKKADVIFAKGVLLSHCRRNDIPAIAYKDFSDIIDWARSANIR, from the coding sequence ATGAAGATCGCTTTTTTTATAGACTTCGACGGGACGATAACCAAAGAGGACACATGCGTAGCGATGACCCGGAATTTCGCCCGGGGTGACTGGGAAGAGATAGAGCTAAGGTGGCAGAGGGGGGAAATTTCCACCGAAGAGAGCGCCAGGGAAACGTTTAAGCTCTTTGACGCCGGCGAAGAAGATCTCAGGAATTTTTTAATTGAAAACATGGAGATTGACGACTATTTCATGCCCTTTGTGGAATTCTGCCGGGAAAGGGGATATGAAATTTACATACTGAGCGACGGGTACGATTTTAATATAGAAACAGTTTTTAAAAAATACGGGATAAAGGATATACCCTATTTTTCCAATATGCTTATAATCGACGGCCGGAAATTCGATATCGAAAGCCCGCACTCTTCCTGGTCGTGCCCGCAGTGCGGCACCTGCAAAGCCGAACTCATCGACAAATTGAAGCCAAAAAATGGATTAGCGGTTTACGTAGGCGACGGCCATTCGGATATTTGTGCGATAAAAAAAGCGGATGTCATTTTTGCGAAAGGGGTTCTTCTTTCCCACTGCCGCAGAAATGACATCCCCGCCATCGCTTATAAAGATTTTTCCGATATAATAGACTGGGCCCGCTCCGCCAACATCCGTTAA
- a CDS encoding acyl-CoA dehydratase activase-related protein, with the protein MKIGIPRTLAYYAYYPFINTFFEKLGLEVAVSDPTSKEIVDAGVEDAVADACVPIKLFHGHVKNLINRVDYVFVPRLVSVNREATFCPKFLGLPDMLACSIPNLNNMLEVRIDIRGKKRELFLTCLRVAGKFKKGFFTAYNAYRKALISFKDYTNQFLQGGIPPLGIMAQKKSADIKLGVVGYPYMLYDPYVSLDLIKKLIGMGTYVVTPEMVPEEVKQKYAGKLRKTLFWTFSNSVLRTAFHFLETGCVDGIIHVTAFGCGPDFIVDKIMELEARERNMAYLTIALDEHTGQEGLNTRLEAFVDMLRRKRKVKEAAML; encoded by the coding sequence TTGAAAATCGGTATACCGAGAACCCTGGCCTACTATGCATACTATCCTTTCATAAATACATTTTTTGAAAAACTGGGCCTTGAAGTGGCAGTATCGGATCCAACGTCGAAGGAGATAGTGGATGCCGGCGTGGAAGATGCCGTGGCGGACGCCTGCGTGCCCATTAAACTTTTTCACGGACACGTCAAAAATCTGATAAACCGTGTGGATTACGTCTTCGTACCGAGGCTGGTGAGTGTAAACCGGGAAGCTACTTTCTGCCCTAAATTTCTGGGACTGCCCGATATGCTCGCCTGTTCGATACCAAACCTGAACAACATGCTGGAGGTCAGAATAGACATCAGAGGGAAAAAAAGGGAGCTTTTTTTAACCTGTCTCAGGGTTGCAGGGAAATTCAAAAAGGGGTTCTTTACGGCTTACAACGCCTATAGAAAAGCCCTCATAAGCTTTAAAGACTACACCAACCAGTTCCTGCAGGGGGGTATTCCGCCCCTGGGTATAATGGCCCAGAAAAAAAGTGCCGATATCAAACTGGGGGTCGTCGGCTACCCGTATATGCTTTACGACCCTTACGTCAGCCTGGACCTTATAAAAAAGCTGATAGGCATGGGAACTTATGTGGTTACTCCCGAGATGGTACCGGAAGAGGTGAAGCAGAAATACGCGGGGAAGCTTAGAAAGACGCTCTTCTGGACCTTCAGCAACAGCGTCCTGCGGACCGCTTTTCATTTTCTGGAGACCGGCTGCGTCGACGGCATCATTCACGTGACCGCTTTCGGCTGCGGTCCTGATTTTATCGTGGATAAAATAATGGAACTGGAGGCCAGGGAGAGGAACATGGCTTACTTAACAATCGCCCTCGACGAGCACACCGGGCAGGAAGGCCTTAACACCAGGCTGGAAGCCTTTGTAGATATGCTGAGGAGAAAAAGAAAGGTAAAAGAGGCGGCTATGTTATGA
- a CDS encoding 2-hydroxyacyl-CoA dehydratase, producing MRKVSYPYLGNATITFQKLMKALGNDVVLPKRPTEETLSLGTKYAPEFACLPFKIVLGTYIEALEAGADTLVSTGGVGPCRAGLYTTLHEKILKSLGYDFEMITLEPPGRHLRDLIASIKKLVSKKLSIADYFRIGRFVWKELQLLDKAEKLSHKIRPLEVKKGETTRTYKKCAELIAQAQSYRDLVEIEREIELLYEKIEKKDIDPIKIGIVGEIYVVIEPAANLEIEEMLGDLGVYAERSMFLASYTFYNAVMDLFRMPGERDVKKLASPYFKEMCGGHGRESVGNAILFAKRGFDGVIQLSPFTCIPEIVAKSILPKVCAEYGIGFLPVTLDEQTGKEGLRTRVEAFVDLLAAKRKKKKMNLGKGDVVYGTLSGY from the coding sequence ATGAGGAAAGTATCCTATCCTTACTTAGGGAATGCTACTATAACCTTTCAAAAACTCATGAAAGCGCTGGGCAACGATGTGGTGCTGCCCAAACGGCCCACCGAGGAAACTCTGAGCCTGGGCACCAAATATGCTCCGGAGTTCGCGTGCCTGCCCTTCAAGATAGTGCTGGGAACCTACATCGAGGCTTTGGAAGCTGGAGCCGACACGCTTGTTTCCACCGGAGGTGTGGGGCCCTGCAGGGCCGGACTCTATACTACGTTGCACGAAAAGATTTTGAAGAGCCTGGGCTACGACTTCGAGATGATAACCCTGGAACCTCCCGGCAGGCATCTGAGGGACCTGATAGCCAGTATAAAAAAACTGGTGAGTAAAAAGCTTTCCATCGCCGATTACTTCAGAATCGGGCGTTTTGTATGGAAGGAGCTTCAGCTGCTGGATAAGGCGGAAAAGCTCTCTCATAAGATAAGGCCCCTGGAAGTTAAAAAGGGTGAAACTACCAGGACGTATAAAAAGTGCGCTGAACTGATAGCACAGGCGCAGAGTTACCGCGACCTTGTGGAAATCGAAAGGGAAATCGAGCTTTTATATGAAAAAATCGAAAAAAAAGATATCGATCCCATAAAAATAGGCATCGTCGGGGAAATATACGTGGTCATTGAACCGGCGGCCAACCTGGAAATAGAGGAAATGCTGGGGGATCTGGGGGTTTATGCGGAAAGGTCCATGTTCCTGGCATCTTACACTTTCTACAACGCCGTTATGGACCTCTTCAGAATGCCCGGTGAAAGGGATGTGAAAAAACTGGCTTCTCCGTATTTCAAGGAGATGTGCGGCGGCCACGGGCGGGAATCAGTGGGCAACGCCATACTCTTCGCAAAAAGGGGATTTGACGGGGTGATACAACTTTCGCCATTTACCTGCATCCCCGAGATTGTGGCAAAGAGCATACTGCCCAAGGTCTGCGCTGAATACGGTATAGGCTTTCTGCCGGTAACGCTTGACGAGCAGACGGGCAAGGAAGGATTGAGGACCCGCGTGGAGGCCTTCGTAGACCTCCTGGCAGCCAAGCGTAAGAAGAAAAAAATGAACCTTGGAAAAGGAGATGTAGTATATGGCACACTATCTGGGTATTGA
- a CDS encoding acyl-CoA dehydratase activase has translation MAHYLGIDVGSVSTNLIIMDESGEVEEAVYIRTQGQPIKAVQEGLRLLNSRGHGKWDIRGVGTTGSGRQLAAVIAGADIVKNEITAHAVAAQKEVPDVRTVIEIGGQDSKIIILRDGVVTDFAMNTVCAAGTGSFLDQQANRLGIPIEEFGSYALRSKNPVRIAGRCAVFAESDMIHKQQLGYKIEDIIRGLCQALVRNYLNNVGKGKEILPRVVFQGGVAANVGMKAAFEEALGMEVYVPKYHHVMGALGAALLARDAGVEKTKFRGFQASDIEFAADSFECQGCSNHCEVVNIKMEGKVIARWGDRCNKWKVIEDSGAA, from the coding sequence ATGGCACACTATCTGGGTATTGACGTGGGTTCCGTCAGCACGAACCTGATCATCATGGATGAAAGCGGCGAGGTGGAGGAAGCGGTTTACATCCGCACCCAGGGCCAGCCCATAAAGGCGGTCCAGGAAGGGCTGCGGCTACTTAATTCGAGAGGTCATGGAAAGTGGGATATCAGGGGTGTTGGCACCACCGGCAGCGGCCGCCAACTGGCAGCGGTGATTGCGGGTGCCGACATTGTAAAAAACGAGATAACCGCCCATGCAGTCGCCGCCCAGAAGGAAGTCCCCGACGTGCGAACGGTTATAGAGATAGGCGGACAGGATTCGAAAATAATAATACTGAGGGACGGCGTCGTAACCGACTTTGCCATGAACACCGTCTGCGCTGCCGGTACCGGGTCGTTCCTGGACCAACAGGCCAACAGGCTGGGTATACCCATAGAAGAGTTTGGTTCATACGCCCTCAGGTCGAAGAACCCGGTGCGCATTGCGGGGAGATGTGCGGTATTTGCGGAATCGGACATGATACATAAGCAGCAGCTGGGTTACAAAATAGAGGATATAATAAGGGGCCTGTGTCAGGCCCTGGTCAGGAACTATCTGAACAACGTGGGCAAAGGCAAGGAAATACTGCCCCGGGTGGTATTCCAGGGCGGCGTGGCGGCAAATGTAGGGATGAAGGCCGCCTTCGAGGAAGCGCTTGGAATGGAAGTATACGTCCCAAAATACCACCACGTCATGGGAGCCCTCGGCGCTGCCTTGCTGGCCAGAGACGCTGGAGTGGAAAAAACAAAATTCAGGGGCTTTCAGGCCAGCGATATAGAGTTTGCGGCGGACAGTTTCGAGTGTCAGGGCTGTTCCAACCACTGCGAGGTGGTAAACATAAAAATGGAGGGAAAGGTAATCGCACGCTGGGGAGACAGGTGCAACAAGTGGAAGGTTATTGAGGATTCCGGTGCGGCTTAA